The Aspergillus luchuensis IFO 4308 DNA, chromosome 7, nearly complete sequence genome has a segment encoding these proteins:
- a CDS encoding zinc-dependent alcohol dehydrogenase family protein (COG:Q;~EggNog:ENOG410PIQ2;~InterPro:IPR013154,IPR013149,IPR036291,IPR011032, IPR020843;~PFAM:PF00107,PF08240,PF13602;~go_function: GO:0016491 - oxidoreductase activity [Evidence IEA];~go_process: GO:0055114 - oxidation-reduction process [Evidence IEA]), producing MSLTQWTTPLTGLSSLTKSTTNIPIPTPGDHEVLVEIHAVSLNYRDVEVTKGEYTHHKSTSTSTPEHKVPCSDMCGTITRIGPNVTRFQPGDRVLSTFLPDHITGQVTEKELANGLGHPQPGVLATHRVFPEHGLVKAPGHLGDVEASTLPIASVTAWMSLEERIKLRNGRGSGEGGEVVVLLQGTGGVAVAGLQIAKGLGAIVIITSSSDEKLEKAKALGADYTINYRTTPDWDQEVLRITKGKGVDVILETGGARTLRKSFECIAFGGLINCIGYLSGKVDDPEDRINVNLLALRRTVTLQGIINGPRDRFEEMVAFYEEKGIKPVVSKVFGFGEADQAFRFLESGGHFGKVVIRVP from the exons ATGTCCCTCACCCAATGGACCACCCCCCTAACGGGCCTCTCCTCGctcaccaaatccaccaccaacattcCGATCCCAACTCCAGGAGATCACGAAGTCCTCGTTGAGATCCACGCCGTATCTCTCAATTACCGCGATGTCGAAG taACAAAAGGCGAATACACCCACCACAAATCCACCtcgacctccacccccgagcACAAAGTCCCCTGCTCCGACATGTGCGGCACCATCACACGCATCGGCCCCAACGTGACCCGCTTCCAGCCCGGTGATCGCGTCCTCTCGACCTTCCTACCCGATCACATCACCGGCCAAGTCACCGAGAAGGAACTGGCGAATGGGCTGGGACATCCCCAGCCCGGGGTGTTGGCGACACACAGGGTGTTTCCCGAACATGGGCTTGTGAAGGCCCCCGGGCATCTGGGCGATGTGGAGGCGAGTACGCTGCCCATTGCGAGTGTCACGGCTTGGATGagtttggaggagaggattaAGTTGAGGAATGGACGGGGCTCGGGCgagggtggggaggtcgTGGTGCTGTTGCAGGGGACTGGGGGGGTCGCGGTCGCCGGGTTGCAGATTGCGAAGGGGTTGGGGGCTATTG tGATTATTACGTCCTCGTCGGATgagaagttggagaaagCGAAGGCGCTGGGTGCGGACTACACTATCAACTATCGGACTACGCCGGACTGGGATCAGGAGGTCCTGCGGATTacgaaggggaagggggtggatgttATTCTTGAGACTGGGGGTGCGCGGACGCTGAGGAAGAGTTTCGAGTGTATTGCTTTCGGGGGATTGATTAACTGCATTGGGTATCTGTCCGGCAAAGTGGATGATCCGGAGGATCGGATTAATGTCAATCTGCTGGCGCTGAGACGGACGGTTACACTGCAGGGGATTATTAATGGTCCGAGGGATCGATTTGAGGAGATGGTGGCGTTctatgaggagaagggcattAAGCCGGTGGTTTCCAAggtgtttgggtttggggaggcTGATCAGGCGTTTAGGTTCTTGGAGAGTGGAGGGCATTTTGGGAAGGTTGTTATTCGGGTTCCTTGA
- a CDS encoding uncharacterized protein (COG:I;~EggNog:ENOG410PUG3;~InterPro:IPR016035,IPR041550,IPR016039,IPR036291, IPR018201,IPR026025,IPR014030,IPR014031,IPR040899;~PFAM:PF18325,PF00109,PF02801,PF18314;~go_component: GO:0005835 - fatty acid synthase complex [Evidence IEA];~go_function: GO:0004312 - fatty acid synthase activity [Evidence IEA];~go_function: GO:0004315 - 3-oxoacyl-[acyl-carrier-protein] synthase activity [Evidence IEA];~go_function: GO:0004316 - 3-oxoacyl-[acyl-carrier-protein] reductase (NADPH) activity [Evidence IEA];~go_function: GO:0008897 - holo-[acyl-carrier-protein] synthase activity [Evidence IEA];~go_function: GO:0016746 - transferase activity, transferring acyl groups [Evidence IEA];~go_process: GO:0006633 - fatty acid biosynthetic process [Evidence IEA];~go_process: GO:0042759 - long-chain fatty acid biosynthetic process [Evidence IEA]) — protein sequence MAADMDTQRKLARILLIELMAYQFASPVQWIETQDVILSRRECDKIVEIGPTPTLAGMFQRTIDSKYQTQECTRPKPRRLLNSEKNTQEVYFEDSPGVVESKPKERTNDAAKPAAKPSPVKREVAPVAQPETVSAPTPKPTTIEIEDEGVKAQLIVTAIVSRALKKAPSDVDWTKSIKVLAGGRSTLENEVVGDLHAEFGSLPERVEDTPVAEVWQAIQASHSGVLGKVSTNMINSLFTSKLPSGFTTAAARDRLKTQWGLKQGRQDSCLLLATTEAPVARISSESDAKSYIDGIVESYASKNGIPLSTSHASADGASASNIMVDPEALKAMSEAQKAVSRQLLNIYASQLGLDLGADRQALDALHNDIKTGLQPELDLWTEEYGEDYTNGIRPRFDFRKIRTYDSAWSWARQRLLELSELVTSAQRGDELTLDQGNVLQACYAIANAADETLLHVINEVLAKLGNSAVPRPIFTNLKALCKHVLEFGPTFKGSPRQMAPCTTIEKDGTIRYYEKEREDRTPFAQLASPTPEDGALPYIHLREQQGGAWYYSRALTAKFQNALTLVHDRGSSFNGQTVLMTGAGIGSIGAAMIRHFLQGGARVVVTTSSLTPEVAKVYQSIYMDHGAKGSQLVVVPFNQASVKDIESLIEYVYSQSGLGSDIDCFIPFAAISEAGRRLDSIDSKSELAHRLMLTNVLRLLGTIKTSKEKYHCHTNPTHVILPLSPNHGTIGGDGLYGESKLGLETLFNRWHSEDWQDYLSICGAVIGWTRGTGLMNQNDLIAEGIEAAGMRTFSQEEMAYALVCLCVQEMTELCQERPLYADLTGRMAEVQGLGEKLQTLRQQLKERSEIQAALLAESILEQQCSTTGQSSQPNTSSDRLEQRAHVRLDFPKPLDYDRDIRILGSDLQGMVDLDRTVVVTGFSELGPVGNARTRWEMEAYGQFSLEGAIELAWLMGYITHFAGTIDGAPYSGWVDTTTKKPVADIDVKSIYEERILTHTGIRLIESDRKPFLHEITLQQDLEPLDMPESLAEQMKSEHGEFAAVQQSTTPDLFTVQLRKGARLYIPRAMQSTRTVAGLIPTGWDPRIYGIPEEIVSQVDRVTLFTLVCTVEALLSSGITDPYELYQYIHVSEVGTCIGSGLGGATSLNKMFNGRQSAHDVPKDILQETFINTTGAWVNMLLLSASGPLRTPVGACATAVESLELGYDTIVTGKAKFCLVGGCDDFTTETSQEFANMKATSNAEEELAKGRAPHEMSRPTTSTRSGFVESQGSGLQVLTTAALAVKMGLPIRGIIAFTSTSSDKAGRSVPAPGKGVLTNAKHIASRVPSPLMNIRNRRKRLDFRLRQIAEARDVALQDLDFEVAAVVAQSSTVDVEAYVHERRQQIAADFARDQKDARFNLGNDFWRNEPNIAPLAGALATWGLTIDDLDVASFHGTSTVMNDKNESSVIHQQLSSMGRRKGNLILSVFQKSLTGHSKGAAGAWMLNGALQMLDSGLVPGNRNADNIDSKLEEFADLIAYVQRPIRVPDIKAVSVTSFGFGQKGAQALCVHPRYLFATLDREEYHAYLDRCTKRKRKADMYFYEGMNGNSLFRAKTAPPFAPSEETKTYLDPTVRFTC from the exons ATGGCTGCCGATATGGATACCCAGCGCAAGCTGGCTCGCATACTGCTCATTGAGCTTATGGC ATACCAATTTGCTTCCCCAGTACAATGGATTGAAACGCAGGACGTAATCCTCTCTCGCAGGGAGTGCGACAAGATCGTCGAAATCGGGCCCACTCCGACACTCGCGGGCATGTTTCAGCGAACTATCGACAGCAAATACCAGACTCAGGAGTGCACCAGGCCTAAACCGCGACGACTCTTGAATTCAGAGAAGAACACTCAAGAAGTTTATTTCGAAGACTCCCCCGGTGTCGTTGAATCTAAGCCGAAGGAAAGGACAAATGACGCAGCAAAACCAGCTGCTAAACCATCTCCTGTCAAAAGAGAAGTGGCTCCGGTAGCGCAACCAGAGACGGTATCGGCACCGACGCCGAAGCCAACAACGATAGAAATCGAGGATGAAGGAGTAAAGGCACAGTTGATTGTGACTGCGATAGTGTCACGAGCGCTCAAGAAGGCGCCGTCCGATGTTGACTGGACCAAGTCTATCAAAGTTCTTGCTGGCG GCCGCTCAACTTTGGAAAATGAGGTCGTTGGAGACCTCCATGCAGAATTCGGCTCGCTCCCAGAGCGCGTTGAAGACACACCTGTGGCCGAGGTGTGGCAGGCGATCCAGGCAAGCCACAGTGGTGTACTCGGAAAAGTGTCCACAAACATGATTAATTCACTTTTCACTTCCAAACTGCCCAGTGGCTTCACCACCGCTGCGGCGCGAGATCGACTTAAGACACAATGGGGTCTTAAACAAGGGCGGCAGGATTCTTGTCTACTCCTTGCAACGACAGAGGCACCCGTGGCGAGGATTTCGTCTGAATCCGACGCAAAATCTTACATTGACGGCATTGTGGAGAGCTATGCTTCGAAGAACGGTATTCCTTTATCGACATCTCACGCCTCTGCGGACGGAGCCTCAGCCTCCAATATCATGGTCGACCCAGAAGCATTGAAAGCGATGTCTGAGGCTCAGAAAGCGGTGTCGAGACAGCTCCTTAACATTTATGCCTCCCAGCTCGGTCTGGACCTGGGAGCGGATCGACAAGCATTAGACGCTCTCCATAACGACATCAAAACCGGGCTGCAACCAGAGCTGGATCTCTGGACGGAGGAGTACGGGGAAGACTACACCAATGGTATCAGGCCACGATTCGATTTCCGCAAAATCCGCACGTACGATTCGGCATGGAGTTGGGCCCGTCAGAGGCTCCTCGAGCTGTCCGAGCTGGTAACTTCAGCGCAGCGTGGAGATGAACTCACCCTCGATCAAGGGAATGTCCTGCAAGCGTGCTACGCAATTGCCAACGCGGCGGATGAGACACTACTTCATGTTATCAATGAGGTGTTGGCAAAGCTTGGGAACTCCGCAGTTCCGCGGCCTATTTTCACTAATCTAAAGGCTCTGTGCAAGCATGTGCTGGAATTCGGTCCAACCTTCAAAGGATCCCCCAGACAGATGGCGCCATGCACAACTATCGAGAAAGACGGAACGATACGATATTACGAAAAGGAACGTGAAGATAGAACTCCTTTTGCTCAGCTGGCATCGCCAACACCTGAGGATGGTGCTCTTCCCTATATCCACCTAAGGGAACAGCAGGGAGGTGCATGGTACTACAGTCGCGCATTGACGGCAAAATTCCAGAATGCGCTTACTCTGGTGCACGACCGAGGTTCATCCTTCAATGGGCAAACCGTGCTGATGACGGGAGCGGGAATTGGTTCAATCGGAGCTGCGATGATCCGACACTTCCTACAGGGTGGAGCCAGAGTCGTTGTCACAACTTCCTCCCTGACTCCCGAGGTGGCGAAGGTATACCAGAGTATCTATATGGACCACGGTGCCAAGGGCTCTCAGCTCGTTGTTGTCCCATTCAACCAAGCCAGTGTTAAGGACATCGAATCGTTGATCGAGTATGTCTATTCGCAAAGTGGTCTTGGCTCGGACATAGACTGCTTTATTCCTTTTGCTGCTATTAGTGAGGCTGGCCGACGACTCGACTCTATTGACTCGAAATCCGAGCTTGCCCATCGCTTGATGCTCACAAACGTCCTACGTTTGCTGGGCACCATCAAAACCAGCAAGGAAAAGTATCACTGTCATACCAATCCCACCCATGTCATCTTGCCTCTGTCTCCCAATCATGGAACCATTGGTGGGGATGGTCTATACGGTGAGTCAAAACTGGGATTAGAGACGCTGTTCAATCGGTGGCACTCAGAGGATTGGCAAGACTACCTGTCCATTTGCGGTGCCGTCATCGGTTGGACAAGAGGAACAGGTTTAATGAACCAGAACGATCTCATTGCAGAGGGCATTGAGGCGGCTGGCATGCGGACCTTTTCTCAGGAGGAGATGGCCTATGCTCTGGTCTGCCTATGTGTGCAGGAAATGACTGAGCTTTGTCAGGAGAGACCCCTTTACGCAGACCTAACGGGCCGAATGGCAGAGGTGCAGGGGCTCGGAGAAAAGCTGCAAACGCTGCGTCAGCAGCtcaaggaaagaagcgaAATACAGGCTGCGCTTCTCGCAGAATCGATACTAGAGCAGCAATGCTCGACCACCGGCCAATCTTCCCAACCGAACACCAGCTCGGACCGACTCGAGCAGAGAGCACATGTGCGCTTGGACTTCCCCAAGCCGCTTGACTACGATCGCGATATACGCATTCTGGGATCAGACCTCCAGGGAATGGTGGACCTAGATCGAACCGTAGTGGTGACGGGGTTCTCGGAGTTAGGGCCCGTGGGCAATGCTCGCACGCgatgggagatggaggcATATGGCCAATTCTCCCTTGAGGGCGCCATTGAACTAGCCTGGCTCATGGGATACATCACTCACTTCGCTGGAACAATCGATGGAGCTCCATACTCCGGGTGGGTAGATACCACGACCAAAAAGCCCGTCGCAGATATCGATGTGAAATCAATCTACGAGGAAAGAATCTTGACTCATACCGGGATCCGTCTGATCGAGTCAGATAGGAAGCCTTTCTTGCACGAGATTACATTGCAACAGGACTTGGAGCCTCTCGATATGCCTGAGTCGCTCGCAGAGCAGATGAAGTCGGAGCATGGAGAGTTCGCCGCAGTTCAACAATCCACAACACCAGATCTTTTCACGGTTCAGCTTCGCAAGGGTGCTAGACTCTATATACCTCGTGCAATGCAATCCACTCGCACAGTGGCTGGACTCATTCCGACTGGCTGGGATCCGCGTATTTATGGTATCCCCGAGGAGATCGTGTCTCAGGTCGACCGGGTCACGCTTTTCACCCTGGTGTGTACGGTTGAAGCGTTATTGTCTTCCGGAATCACTGATCCGTATGAGCTATACCAATACATCCACGTGTCTGAGGTAGGGACATGTATTGGTTCGGGACTTGGAGGTGCCACTTCCCTAAACAAGATGTTCAACGGGCGCCAAAGCGCTCACGACGTTCCGAAAGATATCCTACAAGAGACTTTCATTAATACCACAGGGGCTTGGGTCAATATGCTTCTGCTCTCGGCAAGTGGGCCCCTTCGCACCCCAGTCGGTGCATGTGCCACAGCTGTTGAGTCTCTGGAATTAGGGTATGATACCATTGTCACTGGTAAAGCTAAGTTCTGTTTGGTCGGCGGCTGTGATGATTTTACGACAGAGACCTCGCAGGAGTTTGCCAATATGAAAGCAACTAGcaatgcagaggaggaattggcaAAAGGTCGAGCTCCTCATGAAATGTCCCGACCGACCACGAGCACTCGCAGCGGCTTTGTGGAATCCCAAGGTTCCGGACTCCAGGTGCTCACAACGGCAGCACTGGCGGTGAAAATGGGCTTACCAATTCGCGGTATTATTGCTTTTACCAGCACATCTAGCGATAAGGCCGGCCGCTCGGTGCCAGCCCCTGGAAAGGGTGTTCTTACCAACGCCAAGCACATCGCCTCAAGGGTACCATCACCTCTCATGAATATCCGCAATCGCCGGAAGCGGTTGGACTTCCGCCTCCGCCAGATTGCAGAAGCGCGGGACGTAGCCTTGCAGGATCTCGACTTCGAAGTGGCTGCGGTGGTAGCCCAGAGCTCGActgtggatgttgaggccTACGTCCATGAGCGTCGACAGCAGATAGCGGCTGACTTTGCCCGCGATCAAAAGGACGCTCGCTTCAATCTGGGTAACGACTTCTGGCGCAACGAGCCAAATATCGCACCACTTGCCGGCGCCCTTGCGACATGGGGGCTTACCATCGATGACCTAGATGTGGCGTCCTTCCATGGCACGTCGACCGTGATGAACGATAAGAATGAATCCAGTGTCATTCACCAGCAACTGAGCTCGATGGGTCGACGAAAAGGcaacctcatcctcagcGTCTTCCAAAAATCCCTGACCGGTCACTCCAAGGGTGCTGCGGGCGCCTGGATGCTCAATGGAGCCCTCCAGATGCTCGACTCGGGGCTGGTCCCTGGTAACAGGAACGCTGATAATATCGATTCGAAGCTGGAGGAGTTTGCTGATCTGATCGCCTACGTGCAACGGCCGATCCGTGTCCCCGATATCAAGGCCGTTTCCGTCACTTCCTTCGGTTTTGGTCAGAAAGGAGCGCAAGCCCTCTGTGTCCATCCCCGGTATCTCTTTGCCACTCTAGATCGGGAAGAGTACCATGCTTATCTCGACCGCTGCACAAAGCGCAAGAGGAAGGCGGACATGTATTTCTACGAGGGAATGAATGGGAACTCCCTCTTCCGTGCCAAAACCGCGCCGCCATTCGCCCCGTCTGAGGAGACGAAGACGTACCTTGACCCAACTGTCCGATTTACGTGTTAA
- a CDS encoding branched-chain amino acid aminotransferase (COG:E;~EggNog:ENOG410PVTE;~InterPro:IPR036038,IPR005786,IPR001544,IPR043131, IPR043132,IPR033939;~PFAM:PF01063;~go_function: GO:0003824 - catalytic activity [Evidence IEA];~go_function: GO:0004084 - branched-chain-amino-acid transaminase activity [Evidence IEA];~go_process: GO:0009081 - branched-chain amino acid metabolic process [Evidence IEA]) — translation MTSFPPPPTQSLEWEKLGIAPMDVNAHVECEYSIFTGHWSEPRLVEDPLLRIHGLAPGLNYGQQAFEGMKAYRDPQGQINVFRPKDHAARLALSCSAVAIPTIPEELFLRSVNLAIAGNAEYVPPHDTDAALYIRPLVFGSDPFFAVSAGTGYKFCIYVQPYRAYHGSQPIPALILEDLDRAAPKGVGHVKVGGNYGPVLKWSDQARAEGYFITLHLDSRTNSEIDEFSTSGFIGLKKTGESFTVVVPSSRSILKSVTSTTCLDLARSMGWNVEIRPIPYSELQYFDEVIAVGTAAMLVSIKSITRRSTEETFAYNTDGSGDGCRQLQQGLLDIQKGRVKSNEDWLWQVLPIEQGAGDKDA, via the exons ATGACTTCctttccacctcctcctactCAGTCCCTAG AATGGGAAAAGCTCGGAATTGCGCCTATGGATG TAAACGCTCATGTCGAGTGCGAGTATTCGATATTCACTGGTCATTGGTCTGAGCCCCGACTGGTCGAGGATCCTCTGTTGCGCATCCATGGTCTCGCGCCAGGGCTCAATTATG GCCAACAAGCATTCGAGGGCATGAAAG CCTATCGTGACCCTCAAGGCCAGATCAACGTCTTTCGCCCCAAGGACCATGCAGCCCGGCTAGCCTTGTCTTGTTCCGCTGTTGCTATACCCACCATTCCGGAGGAGCTCTTCCTGCGTAGTGTCAATCTCGCCATTGCCGGGAATGCGGAGTATGTGCCTCCGCACGATACAGACGCTGCGCTCTACATTCGACCTCTGGTATTTGGATCCGATCCTTTCTTTGCCGTTTCCGCAGGGACTGGATACAAGTTCTGCATCTACGTCCAGCCCTACAGGGCCTACCACGGAAGTCAGCCTATACCCGCCTTGATCCTGGAAGACTTGGATCGCGCTGCTCCCAAGGGTGTTGGTCATGTCAAGGTCGGCGGAAATTATGGACCTGTCCTGAAATGGAGTGATCAGGCTCGTGCTGAGGGATACTTCATCACTTTACATCTCGACAGCCGGACCAATTCCGAGATTGACGAGTTCAGTACCTCTGGATTCATTGGATTGAAGAAAACTGGAGAATCCTTCACAGTGGTGGTGCCCAGTAGTCGCTCAATTCTGAAGAGTGTGACCAGCACCACATGCCTAGACTTGGCCAGATCCATGGGCTGGAATGTTGAGATTCGCCCG ATTCCGTATTCTGAGCTCCAATACTTCGATGAAGTCATCGCGGTCGGCACTGCGGCAATGCTGGTATCCATCAAGTCGATCACCCGGAGGTCTACCGAGGAAACTTTCGCATATAACACTGACGGTTCAGGTGATGGTTGCAGGCAGCTACAACAGGGTCTTCTCGACATTCAGAAAGGAAGAGTTAAGTCGAACGAGGACTGGCTATGGCAGGTTTTGCCTATTGAGCAGGGAGCTGGTGATAAAGATGCATAA
- a CDS encoding cupin domain-containing protein (COG:S;~EggNog:ENOG410QDZM;~InterPro:IPR014710,IPR011051,IPR013096;~PFAM:PF07883) — protein MSVPSGLPNYTRHITSHNSSGEAIIHSSTPGDWTSIGEDRFGFSVAYTTSSFPPDLNNDADISTHTAKMESKNLGLVSPNGTVCRVVDFAPNTDPFMHRTRSLDYGVVLEGEIIMELDSGEKVLMKKGDIAVQRGTMHGWRNPSKENWTRMLFVLQDCKPISAEDGKQLGEDLGKSSDLPPSDGANA, from the coding sequence atgtctGTCCCGTCCGGCCTCCCCAACTACACTCGTCACATAACCAGCCACAACTCCTCCGGCGAGGCAATAATCCACTCCTCCACACCAGGCGACTGGACAAGCATCGGAGAAGACCGATTCGGCTTCAGCGTCGCCTACACCACCTCGTCCTTCCCACCCGACCTCAACAATGACGCCGACATTTCCACCCACACAGCCAAAATGGAATCCAAGAACCTCGGGCTCGTCAGTCCCAACGGCACCGTCTGTCGCGTGGTGGACTTCGCACCCAACACAGACCCATTCATGCACCGCACGCGGAGTCTAGACTACGGAGTTGTCCTGGAGGGCGAGATCATCATGGAGTTAGACtcgggggagaaggtgctCATGAAGAAGGGCGACATAGCCGTGCAGCGGGGGACGATGCACGGATGGCGCAATCCGAGCAAGGAGAACTGGACGAGAATGCTGTTCGTGCTGCAGGACTGCAAGCCTATCTCTGCGGAGGATGGTAAACAGCTGGGTGAGGATCTGGGAAAGTCGTCGGATCTGCCTCCTTCTGATGGAGCTAATGCATAA